Proteins from one Lacrimispora sphenoides genomic window:
- a CDS encoding winged helix-turn-helix transcriptional regulator, whose protein sequence is MSDKFDANKLCPVNVTQNLLMGKWKLTILWIVSRKTRRFGELQKLIPDVSRGVLVQQLKELERDNLIHREVYKEVPPKVEYSITGIGESFIPVMTQIMEWGASYINKTTTCNVDICIANNFPCSKCHEMLNLEKDSIEDL, encoded by the coding sequence ATGTCAGATAAATTTGATGCAAACAAATTATGTCCCGTAAATGTAACGCAGAATTTATTGATGGGCAAATGGAAATTAACTATTTTATGGATCGTCAGCCGCAAAACAAGACGGTTTGGTGAGCTGCAAAAGCTTATACCCGATGTGTCCCGCGGGGTCCTGGTGCAGCAACTGAAAGAATTGGAACGAGATAATCTCATTCATAGAGAAGTATATAAGGAAGTGCCGCCAAAAGTAGAGTATTCCATAACGGGCATTGGGGAGAGCTTTATTCCCGTAATGACTCAAATTATGGAGTGGGGTGCATCATACATAAATAAAACGACCACCTGCAATGTTGATATCTGCATCGCCAATAACTTTCCCTGTTCTAAATGTCATGAAATGTTAAATCTTGAGAAGGATTCCATTGAGGATTTATAA
- a CDS encoding superoxide dismutase — translation MNEHYPFVNPPLPYAYDALEPCIDALTMCLHHDRHLQTYVNNLNETLKDCPDLHNWSLERLLCNVDCLKKDIRRSIRNNGGGVFNHIFYFNGISNSETRCQAGKLYDAIVAEFGCVEAFFYEFKEKALSVFGSGYAWLAVDQDCKLQIITTANQDTPIVQNLCPVLTIDVWEHAYYLMHYNDREAYIQNWFNVVDWECANMHYMECLECFECNECNKCRN, via the coding sequence ATGAACGAGCATTATCCATTTGTAAATCCTCCCCTTCCATATGCTTACGATGCACTGGAGCCGTGCATCGACGCTCTGACCATGTGTCTCCATCATGACAGGCACTTACAAACCTATGTGAACAACCTTAACGAAACCTTAAAAGACTGTCCGGACCTGCATAACTGGTCACTGGAAAGGCTGCTCTGCAATGTAGACTGTCTGAAAAAAGATATTCGGCGGTCCATTCGGAATAACGGAGGCGGCGTTTTCAATCATATCTTTTATTTTAACGGCATCTCAAACTCCGAAACACGCTGTCAGGCTGGAAAACTCTATGATGCAATTGTGGCCGAATTCGGGTGTGTAGAGGCTTTTTTTTATGAGTTTAAAGAAAAGGCACTGTCTGTTTTTGGTTCCGGATATGCATGGCTGGCTGTAGACCAAGACTGCAAGCTTCAAATCATAACTACAGCAAATCAGGATACTCCTATTGTCCAAAACCTTTGTCCGGTACTTACTATAGACGTTTGGGAACATGCCTATTACTTAATGCATTACAATGACCGGGAAGCATACATTCAGAACTGGTTCAATGTGGTGGACTGGGAGTGTGCCAATATGCATTACATGGAATGCCTGGAATGCTTTGAATGCAATGAATGCAATAAATGCCGGAACTAA
- a CDS encoding ABC transporter ATP-binding protein, translating into MTEKKPSSSPMGPGGGMHKPESAKDFKGTMLHLVNYLKPYKNSVFIVILFASCSSVFSIAGPKILGKATTKLFEGLIAWAMGTGLLTDFRYIRNRLLLLVVLYLISAAFSYLQSYIMSGISMKVTYELRKNISEKMNRLPLNYYDTRTHGEILSRITNDVDTVSQTLNQSLTQIITSVTTLVGIVIMMISISIRMTLVAVLVLFVSMGLIMGVVKKSQKYFQKQQESLGYLNGHIEEIYSGHNVVQIFNGEQEAIEKFRTINHKLYGSAWKSQFLSGMMMPIMTFVSNLGYVGVCLLGGYLTVEKVIEIGDVQAFIQYMRSFMQPISQIANVSNTLQSTAAAAERVFEFLDEQDEVPENEAPIQLQEIQGNVEFKNVNFGYSPNTMIIHDFSSAINAGQMVAIVGPTGAGKTTVVKLLMRFYELNSGHILIDGHDTLDFTRGYLRSMFGMVLQETWLYNATVMDNIRYGNFDKTDEEVIEAAKAAHCDEFIRSLPGGYHMVINEESSNLSQGQKQLLTIARTILADPKILILDEATSSIDTRTEVLIQKAMGKLMQGRTSFVIAHRLSTIRDADLILVMKDGDIIEQGNHESLLEKKGFYADLYQSQFADQ; encoded by the coding sequence ATGACAGAGAAAAAACCATCCAGTTCCCCCATGGGCCCAGGAGGCGGAATGCATAAACCGGAAAGTGCAAAGGACTTTAAAGGAACCATGCTGCACTTGGTCAATTATTTAAAGCCATATAAAAACTCTGTATTTATCGTAATTCTTTTTGCCAGCTGTTCCTCCGTATTTTCCATTGCAGGACCAAAGATTTTAGGAAAGGCCACGACAAAGCTGTTTGAAGGCCTGATTGCCTGGGCGATGGGGACCGGATTATTGACGGATTTCCGGTATATCCGAAACCGTCTGCTGCTTTTGGTTGTGCTTTATCTGATATCAGCTGCATTTTCTTACTTGCAGAGTTATATCATGTCCGGCATCAGCATGAAGGTCACTTATGAGCTCAGGAAAAATATTTCAGAGAAAATGAACCGTCTTCCCCTTAATTATTATGATACAAGAACTCATGGTGAGATTTTATCAAGGATCACCAATGATGTGGATACGGTGAGCCAGACATTGAATCAGAGTTTGACCCAGATCATCACCTCAGTGACTACACTGGTGGGAATCGTGATCATGATGATATCCATCAGCATCCGGATGACCTTGGTGGCTGTTTTGGTCCTTTTCGTTTCCATGGGCCTGATTATGGGTGTGGTAAAGAAATCCCAGAAATATTTCCAGAAGCAGCAGGAGAGCCTTGGATACTTAAACGGCCATATTGAAGAAATTTACAGCGGCCATAATGTGGTTCAGATATTTAACGGAGAACAGGAAGCAATTGAAAAATTCCGGACCATCAACCACAAATTATATGGGTCAGCCTGGAAATCCCAGTTTTTATCCGGTATGATGATGCCCATCATGACCTTTGTCAGCAACTTAGGCTATGTCGGTGTCTGTTTATTAGGCGGATATTTAACGGTAGAAAAGGTAATCGAGATTGGAGACGTTCAGGCATTTATCCAATACATGAGGTCCTTTATGCAGCCCATTTCCCAGATTGCCAACGTATCTAATACACTGCAGTCCACAGCAGCAGCAGCTGAGCGTGTATTTGAGTTTTTAGATGAGCAGGATGAGGTGCCGGAAAACGAGGCGCCGATCCAGCTGCAGGAGATCCAGGGAAATGTGGAATTTAAAAACGTTAATTTTGGTTATTCGCCCAATACAATGATCATCCACGATTTCTCTTCCGCCATAAATGCCGGCCAGATGGTCGCCATCGTAGGTCCCACTGGAGCGGGTAAAACAACGGTGGTGAAATTGCTGATGAGATTTTACGAATTAAATTCCGGTCATATTTTGATCGACGGTCATGACACCCTGGATTTTACAAGAGGGTACTTACGATCCATGTTCGGTATGGTGCTTCAGGAGACATGGCTTTATAATGCAACCGTTATGGATAATATCCGGTATGGAAATTTTGATAAGACAGATGAAGAAGTCATAGAGGCGGCAAAAGCGGCTCACTGTGATGAATTCATCCGGTCATTGCCGGGTGGCTATCACATGGTGATCAACGAGGAATCCAGTAACTTATCCCAGGGGCAAAAGCAGCTTTTGACGATTGCCAGGACGATTTTAGCGGATCCAAAGATCTTGATACTGGATGAAGCAACCAGTTCCATTGATACAAGAACAGAAGTCTTGATCCAAAAGGCCATGGGTAAATTAATGCAGGGCAGAACCAGCTTTGTAATCGCCCACCGCCTTTCCACCATTCGGGATGCAGACTTGATTCTGGTAATGAAGGACGGCGATATCATAGAACAGGGTAATCATGAATCGTTGTTGGAAAAGAAAGGCTTTTATGCAGATCTGTACCAAAGTCAGTTTGCAGATCAATAA
- a CDS encoding ABC transporter ATP-binding protein: MKIFFRYFKPYILFLAVSVALLYSQATCDLSLPDFMSDIVNKGITTGNTSYILKVGFQMLGIALISACCTILVGFIAARIAAGVSRDLRQDIFAKIESFSNTELEKYSTSSLITRTTNDITQIQQLIVMVIRIVFYAPIMGVGGVIHALDKNKSMSWIIALSVALLLVVVFSMLAVVMPSFQFVQKLIDRLNLVVRESLEGTLVIRAFNTQRFEEKRFEKVNARLTETNLFVNRVTSGMMPAMMLIMNLTNLLIIWVGSKAVSSFRMEVGDMMAYMQYVMQIIMAFLMMTMMFIMIPRAIVSIRRVVEVLQTEASIADPMVAADIPKSPKGVVEYRDVSFRYPDADEDVLHNITFTAMPGRTTAFIGATGSGKSTLVNLLPRFYDVTSGEILIDGINIKDWPIHQLRGIIGFVPQKGILFSGTIESNLMYGDRKATKEQIEEAAQTAQATEFIHSKADGLESSIAQGGGNVSGGQKQRLSIARALVKRAPVNVFDDSFSALDFKTDAKLRAALREKTGDSAIFLVAQRISTIMNADQIIVLEHGRIAGKGTHRELMKTCEVYREIALSQLSEEELK; this comes from the coding sequence GTGAAAATATTTTTTCGGTATTTTAAACCATATATTTTATTTTTAGCAGTGTCTGTAGCACTGTTATATAGTCAGGCTACTTGTGACTTATCACTTCCTGATTTCATGTCTGATATTGTAAATAAAGGAATTACAACGGGCAACACCTCTTACATTCTGAAAGTGGGATTTCAAATGTTAGGCATTGCCCTTATTAGTGCCTGTTGTACGATTTTAGTAGGTTTCATCGCCGCCAGAATTGCGGCCGGTGTCAGTCGGGATTTGCGCCAGGACATTTTCGCGAAGATAGAGAGCTTTTCCAATACAGAGCTGGAAAAATACTCTACCTCTTCCCTGATCACAAGGACAACAAACGATATTACCCAGATCCAGCAGTTGATTGTTATGGTGATCCGAATTGTATTTTACGCTCCGATCATGGGAGTTGGAGGCGTGATCCATGCACTGGACAAAAACAAATCAATGTCATGGATTATTGCACTTTCCGTGGCGTTATTGTTAGTAGTGGTTTTTAGTATGCTTGCGGTTGTTATGCCAAGTTTTCAATTTGTTCAAAAGCTCATTGACCGATTAAACCTGGTAGTAAGAGAAAGCCTGGAAGGAACACTGGTGATCAGGGCATTTAACACCCAGCGTTTTGAGGAAAAACGGTTTGAAAAGGTGAATGCAAGGCTGACTGAGACAAATTTGTTTGTCAATAGAGTCACCTCCGGTATGATGCCGGCCATGATGCTGATTATGAATCTGACCAATCTTCTGATCATATGGGTAGGGTCAAAGGCAGTATCCTCCTTCCGTATGGAGGTGGGAGATATGATGGCTTATATGCAGTACGTTATGCAGATCATCATGGCATTTTTGATGATGACCATGATGTTTATTATGATCCCGAGAGCGATCGTTTCCATCAGGCGTGTTGTTGAAGTGCTTCAGACGGAGGCCTCCATTGCAGATCCCATGGTTGCGGCTGATATTCCTAAATCTCCCAAAGGGGTTGTGGAATACCGGGATGTATCGTTCCGGTATCCGGATGCAGATGAGGATGTGTTACATAACATTACGTTTACGGCAATGCCGGGACGTACCACGGCATTTATCGGCGCTACGGGAAGCGGAAAAAGCACATTAGTGAACTTACTTCCCAGATTCTATGATGTGACGTCAGGAGAAATCCTGATTGACGGAATAAATATCAAGGATTGGCCCATTCACCAATTACGGGGGATAATCGGATTTGTTCCCCAAAAAGGGATCCTATTTTCAGGGACAATTGAAAGCAACCTGATGTATGGAGACCGGAAGGCCACCAAGGAACAGATAGAAGAGGCTGCACAAACAGCTCAGGCTACAGAATTTATCCATTCCAAGGCGGATGGCTTAGAGTCCTCCATTGCCCAGGGAGGAGGAAATGTATCCGGCGGACAAAAACAGCGTCTTTCCATTGCCCGGGCACTTGTAAAAAGAGCTCCTGTTAACGTATTTGATGACAGCTTTTCCGCTCTGGATTTTAAAACAGATGCAAAGCTTCGGGCGGCCCTTCGTGAAAAAACCGGTGACAGCGCGATCTTTTTGGTGGCTCAGCGCATCAGTACAATCATGAATGCAGACCAGATCATTGTTTTGGAGCATGGAAGGATTGCCGGAAAAGGAACTCACCGGGAACTGATGAAAACCTGTGAGGTTTACCGGGAGATTGCATTGTCACAGCTTAGCGAGGAGGAATTGAAATGA
- a CDS encoding efflux RND transporter periplasmic adaptor subunit has translation MRKLITGFMATAMLVGLLTGCAGESKQTEVTVAVAKSGKDLSTMVWQGTVEALSSVDVMPNSNGKIIEIPVKQGDHINAGDVLFQVDNQDAGLQLEQAKAGYQAAEAAFKNAEKASQQNTSVRPAEIAFNTARDNFSRMEALYSGGAISQAEYEGAKAQMDSASVQLQAARNGQTGNYEVTKAQMDSARAALDIVQKKYDDCTVTSPLSGMITNVYVEVGQMVSPQVKAMAVIDESGKKVKIQVADMDIDQLKTGMPMNVSLQSLGESCQGTISEISAVSNASTGMFTVTVQLEEASKVSYIGMTADLRVSDNKENTSVYIPAKCIQSDDSGSFVYKVSSGTVEKTAVTEGKKKNAYYEVSQGLSEGDEVVMQSSSPLEDGKKVHVLTVK, from the coding sequence ATGAGAAAATTGATCACAGGTTTTATGGCGACGGCAATGCTGGTGGGCCTTCTTACCGGATGTGCGGGAGAGAGTAAACAGACTGAGGTAACCGTAGCGGTAGCGAAATCAGGTAAGGATTTGTCCACCATGGTGTGGCAGGGAACCGTGGAAGCACTCAGCAGTGTTGACGTGATGCCAAACAGCAATGGAAAAATTATAGAGATCCCGGTAAAGCAAGGGGATCATATAAATGCAGGAGACGTTTTGTTCCAGGTAGATAATCAGGATGCAGGGCTTCAGCTGGAACAGGCAAAGGCAGGCTACCAGGCAGCAGAAGCCGCTTTTAAAAATGCAGAGAAGGCAAGCCAGCAAAATACAAGCGTAAGGCCGGCGGAAATTGCCTTTAATACAGCCAGAGATAATTTTAGCCGGATGGAAGCCTTATATTCCGGCGGAGCTATTTCCCAGGCAGAATATGAGGGTGCCAAAGCGCAGATGGATTCGGCGTCCGTACAGCTTCAGGCGGCAAGAAACGGGCAGACAGGCAATTATGAGGTCACAAAGGCCCAGATGGACAGCGCCAGGGCTGCACTGGATATTGTGCAGAAAAAATATGATGACTGCACGGTTACATCACCCTTATCCGGAATGATAACAAATGTTTATGTGGAAGTTGGTCAAATGGTTTCCCCGCAGGTTAAGGCCATGGCGGTGATTGACGAGAGCGGCAAGAAGGTGAAGATTCAGGTGGCCGATATGGACATTGACCAGCTGAAAACAGGAATGCCTATGAATGTCAGCCTTCAGTCATTGGGTGAGAGCTGCCAGGGAACGATCTCCGAGATATCTGCAGTCAGCAATGCTTCCACAGGGATGTTCACGGTAACCGTACAGCTGGAAGAGGCAAGCAAGGTCAGCTATATCGGCATGACGGCGGATCTAAGGGTGTCCGATAATAAGGAAAATACTTCTGTATACATTCCGGCAAAGTGCATCCAGTCTGATGATTCCGGGTCTTTCGTTTATAAGGTTTCAAGTGGAACTGTGGAAAAGACGGCAGTCACAGAGGGGAAGAAAAAGAACGCTTATTATGAGGTATCCCAGGGATTGTCCGAAGGGGATGAAGTGGTAATGCAGAGCAGCAGTCCTTTGGAAGACGGAAAAAAGGTTCATGTACTGACTGTAAAGTAA
- a CDS encoding ABC transporter ATP-binding protein: protein MWKKKEKLPACVTENVREDLIKLVDVVKVYDTGSIKVLGLKRVNLTIKRGEFVAIMGQSGSGKSTLMNILGCLDRPTMGHYYLDGIDTAELSADDLSAIRNRKIGFVFQSFNLIARTSALKNVELPMTYAHISKKTREERAIMLLERVGLGQRYEHMPNELSGGQRQRVAIARALANEPPLIMADEPTGNLDTASSVEIMELFSQLHREGATVVLVTHEENIAAFAGRIIRFRDGQLVSDLPNVPKSQGQEEAANTEKEGAPC, encoded by the coding sequence ATGTGGAAAAAGAAAGAGAAACTTCCCGCTTGTGTAACAGAGAATGTTCGGGAAGATTTGATAAAGCTGGTGGATGTGGTGAAGGTTTATGATACCGGATCCATTAAAGTACTGGGGTTAAAGCGGGTGAACTTAACCATTAAACGAGGAGAGTTTGTAGCCATCATGGGGCAGTCCGGCTCGGGAAAATCAACGCTTATGAATATATTGGGATGCCTGGACCGGCCCACCATGGGACATTATTATCTTGACGGCATTGATACGGCAGAACTTTCTGCTGATGACTTATCGGCAATCAGAAACCGCAAGATAGGATTTGTATTCCAGTCCTTTAACTTAATTGCAAGGACTTCTGCCTTAAAGAATGTGGAACTTCCCATGACTTATGCCCATATTTCCAAAAAAACAAGGGAAGAACGTGCCATAATGCTTTTGGAACGGGTGGGTCTTGGACAAAGATACGAACATATGCCCAATGAGCTGTCCGGCGGACAGCGGCAGAGAGTAGCCATCGCCAGGGCTTTGGCCAATGAGCCGCCTCTCATTATGGCTGACGAACCTACGGGCAATCTGGATACCGCTTCCTCCGTGGAGATCATGGAGCTGTTCTCCCAGCTTCACCGGGAAGGCGCCACTGTGGTGTTAGTAACCCATGAAGAGAATATTGCTGCATTTGCAGGGCGTATCATACGGTTTCGGGATGGGCAGCTGGTCAGCGATTTACCCAATGTCCCTAAAAGTCAGGGACAGGAGGAGGCTGCTAATACGGAGAAAGAGGGGGCGCCATGCTGA
- a CDS encoding efflux RND transporter periplasmic adaptor subunit, producing MQENKHINIEDQEIKTGIGKLKKILAPLLIILVLAGCGVGYYIYDSSVSYFKTDNAKVTAKLYSIKAVASGKLLSWDVENGDLVEQDQVMGRQEVLPYISSPITGTVVKNDGAVNQTVALGSELAQVADTSNLYIGVNVEETDIMKVHLGQRVDVKIDAYPGKTFKGQVTEIDPATQTYFSGNMSFNTSGEYTKVTQLIPIKVTIENEEDLPLVFGMNASVKIHLK from the coding sequence ATGCAGGAAAACAAACATATTAATATTGAGGATCAGGAAATAAAGACAGGAATAGGAAAACTAAAAAAGATCTTAGCTCCCCTGCTGATCATACTGGTGCTTGCCGGATGCGGAGTCGGATATTATATCTATGATTCCAGTGTCTCTTACTTTAAAACCGATAATGCAAAAGTAACGGCAAAGCTGTATTCCATAAAAGCAGTAGCAAGTGGTAAGCTTTTATCATGGGATGTGGAAAATGGGGATTTAGTAGAGCAGGATCAGGTGATGGGGCGGCAGGAGGTTCTTCCTTACATTAGTTCCCCCATTACAGGAACTGTGGTAAAAAATGACGGAGCCGTGAATCAGACGGTGGCTCTGGGATCAGAACTGGCGCAGGTAGCCGATACCTCAAATCTATACATAGGGGTAAATGTGGAAGAAACAGATATCATGAAGGTTCACTTAGGACAGCGGGTGGATGTGAAAATCGATGCATATCCCGGAAAAACCTTTAAGGGGCAGGTGACGGAGATCGACCCGGCCACTCAAACCTATTTTTCCGGTAATATGAGCTTTAACACCAGCGGGGAATATACAAAAGTGACGCAGCTGATACCAATTAAGGTGACGATTGAAAACGAAGAAGATCTTCCCCTTGTTTTTGGGATGAATGCATCTGTTAAAATACATCTGAAATGA
- a CDS encoding pyridoxamine 5'-phosphate oxidase family protein: MKEVYEFLKKCETYYIATMDGDQPRVRPFGTVDIFEDKLYIQTGKVKKVSKQIHANPKIEISGMADGKWIRIEAAAIEDDRVEARQHMLDAYPILKKNYGADDGNTEVFYLKNATATISSFTDEPKVIQF; encoded by the coding sequence GTGAAAGAAGTTTATGAATTTTTAAAAAAGTGTGAAACATATTATATTGCAACCATGGATGGCGACCAGCCAAGGGTCCGCCCATTTGGCACAGTGGACATATTTGAAGACAAACTTTATATTCAAACCGGCAAGGTGAAAAAAGTATCAAAGCAGATTCATGCCAACCCGAAAATTGAAATTTCCGGTATGGCTGATGGGAAGTGGATCCGCATAGAAGCTGCTGCTATTGAGGATGACAGGGTGGAAGCAAGGCAGCATATGCTGGATGCTTACCCCATTCTGAAGAAAAATTATGGGGCTGATGATGGCAATACCGAGGTTTTTTATCTTAAAAATGCAACCGCAACGATCTCTTCTTTTACGGATGAGCCAAAGGTCATTCAATTTTAA
- the larE gene encoding ATP-dependent sacrificial sulfur transferase LarE, with protein MEAKQKHEKLKGYLQDLGSVAIAFSSGVDSTFLLKCAHDVLGNKVIAVTARSCSFPKRELDEAAAFCKKEGIAHIICDSEELEIDGFSKNPTNRCYLCKQELFTKIWKVAKEHGIAHVAEGSNMDDNGDYRPGLIAVAELDVKSPLRYAELSKQEIRQLSKEMELPTWNKQSFACLSSRFPYGEEINNPRLTMIDKAEQFLLDMGFRQVRVRYHGKLARIETDADGFSIMLSPDNREKIHCAFKEIGFTYITLDLLGYRTGSMNEMLKDDIIEAGKHM; from the coding sequence ATGGAGGCAAAACAAAAACACGAAAAACTAAAAGGTTATCTGCAGGATTTAGGAAGTGTTGCAATCGCGTTTTCCAGCGGTGTCGATTCTACGTTCTTATTAAAATGCGCTCATGATGTTTTGGGCAATAAGGTCATAGCCGTTACAGCCCGCTCATGCTCTTTCCCAAAGAGAGAGCTTGACGAAGCAGCCGCTTTTTGCAAAAAAGAAGGGATTGCTCATATCATATGCGATTCTGAAGAACTTGAGATAGACGGGTTTTCTAAAAACCCCACAAACCGCTGTTATCTTTGCAAACAGGAATTGTTCACAAAAATCTGGAAGGTCGCAAAAGAACACGGGATCGCCCATGTCGCCGAAGGCTCTAATATGGATGATAACGGTGACTATCGTCCCGGTTTGATTGCAGTTGCGGAGCTGGACGTAAAAAGCCCTTTGCGCTATGCAGAATTGAGCAAACAAGAAATCCGGCAGCTTTCAAAAGAAATGGAATTGCCGACATGGAATAAGCAATCCTTTGCCTGCCTTTCCTCCCGTTTCCCTTATGGTGAGGAAATTAACAACCCGCGTTTAACAATGATCGATAAAGCAGAGCAGTTTCTTTTAGATATGGGCTTTCGCCAGGTGCGGGTCCGCTATCACGGCAAGCTTGCGCGAATCGAAACAGACGCGGATGGATTCTCTATCATGCTTTCCCCTGACAACCGCGAAAAAATCCATTGCGCGTTTAAAGAAATTGGATTTACATATATTACCTTGGATTTATTGGGCTACCGTACCGGGAGTATGAACGAAATGCTTAAAGACGATATAATAGAAGCCGGTAAGCATATGTGA
- a CDS encoding efflux RND transporter periplasmic adaptor subunit, which yields MNRFKSKVEETDETTEMEQMSDEAFDKELENLMEEENTGKKKKKKGSRKKWSKKRKIITIGAAAIGAFFIAFKVLAGGSGVALPVTVSPLAKGEVVDMLSVSGPVQGTDSVEVVSNLHAEILELPVKEGDRVEKGQVLALLDDKDAKKEVDIAQNAYDLAVSTYQDKQLEAENGYAKAKQDYETAKANYNRTLALYQGGSASQVELEAASNTMNDAQREVSTYTLKNGRPVANESYALQIEKEAFELEQKKEALTNTKVTSPIAGTVVRVNCKVGRFADKTDDDKPMFIINNLDVLEMKINVSEYSIGKVAIGQPVEISADILSGETARGEVTAISPTGEEKGNGSTERVIPTTIRIIDQNTRLIAGITAKAKIELQKVENVWVVPISAVVQQPDGSIAIACVKDNTVSFIPVKTGVESDIQAEVIPEEEGALTEGLQVIDAPSSMLTEGMTVTVIPTVQ from the coding sequence ATGAATAGATTTAAGAGCAAAGTGGAAGAAACAGACGAAACTACAGAAATGGAGCAAATGTCTGATGAAGCCTTTGATAAAGAGTTAGAAAATCTTATGGAAGAGGAAAATACCGGCAAAAAGAAGAAAAAGAAAGGCTCAAGAAAAAAGTGGAGCAAAAAGAGAAAGATCATAACCATTGGAGCAGCGGCCATTGGGGCCTTTTTTATTGCCTTTAAAGTACTTGCAGGGGGCAGCGGCGTAGCATTACCGGTAACCGTTTCACCTCTGGCCAAGGGAGAGGTGGTTGATATGCTCTCAGTCAGCGGCCCCGTCCAGGGAACGGACAGCGTGGAAGTGGTATCCAATCTTCATGCGGAGATCCTGGAGCTTCCGGTAAAGGAAGGGGACAGGGTAGAAAAAGGGCAGGTTCTGGCATTACTTGATGACAAGGACGCAAAAAAAGAAGTGGACATTGCCCAGAACGCCTATGATCTGGCTGTCAGCACCTATCAGGATAAGCAGCTGGAAGCAGAGAACGGATATGCAAAGGCAAAGCAGGATTATGAAACAGCCAAGGCCAATTATAACCGGACACTGGCTCTTTACCAGGGAGGAAGCGCTTCCCAGGTGGAGCTTGAAGCTGCTTCTAATACCATGAACGACGCACAGAGGGAAGTAAGTACATATACATTAAAGAACGGAAGACCTGTGGCAAATGAGTCCTATGCCCTGCAGATCGAGAAAGAGGCCTTTGAACTGGAACAGAAGAAGGAAGCGCTTACGAATACCAAAGTTACCAGCCCCATTGCAGGAACCGTAGTAAGAGTTAACTGCAAGGTAGGCCGCTTTGCGGATAAAACCGACGATGACAAACCCATGTTCATTATCAACAACCTGGATGTACTGGAGATGAAGATCAATGTCAGCGAGTATTCCATCGGAAAGGTAGCCATCGGGCAGCCGGTGGAAATCAGCGCCGATATTTTAAGCGGTGAAACCGCAAGAGGTGAGGTCACCGCCATATCACCAACCGGTGAAGAGAAGGGGAATGGTTCCACGGAGAGAGTCATCCCGACCACCATACGGATCATTGATCAGAACACCCGGCTGATCGCAGGCATTACTGCCAAGGCGAAAATAGAGCTTCAAAAAGTGGAAAATGTATGGGTTGTCCCGATTTCCGCTGTTGTCCAGCAGCCGGATGGCAGCATAGCGATCGCTTGTGTAAAGGATAACACCGTATCATTCATTCCGGTGAAAACCGGGGTGGAGAGTGACATCCAGGCGGAAGTCATTCCAGAGGAAGAAGGGGCCTTAACAGAAGGGCTGCAGGTAATCGATGCTCCGTCCTCCATGCTTACAGAAGGAATGACAGTAACCGTGATTCCAACCGTTCAGTAA